A genomic segment from Astyanax mexicanus isolate ESR-SI-001 unplaced genomic scaffold, AstMex3_surface scaffold_31, whole genome shotgun sequence encodes:
- the LOC111190273 gene encoding uncharacterized protein LOC111190273 isoform X27: MDSVVRLVLVLVAMVAPVFSDQHSLYYIYSALNKDVSLPGIYEFTALGLLDDREIDYYNSKEQKKIPKQSWMMEKMQEDYWDKGTLSRKSKEQWFKVNVDILMKRMNHNNTDLHVLQWRHGCEIEESNGQVKFLRGIDEYSYDGSEFLSFDDENMRWIAPVQAAEITKRKWDGVAILNQYTKGYLEKECVDWLTKFMEYGKESLRKHSKPEVYAFEKKSVTDPGKLTLTCLATGFYPKDVKLCLRKFGTSIPEHLLTSSGIRPNDDGTYQLRKSVEIHEDDKAKYDCYVSHISLPEPVIKPWVPRNSLSADMGIYIGGGIAALVGLGLIVAAVVLVVKKKREICAVSCTEVVSRCLAKMKGYNTPTGNGQVQHNGNTNPTGNGQVQHNGNTNPTVNGQVQHNGNKSPAVNGKVQHNGNTNPTGNGQVQHNGNTNPTVNGQVQHNGNTNPTGNGQVQHNGNKSPAVNGKVQHIGNGDLKEKVQLQQNGSNKSPAVNGKVEHNDDKSPQGSNSTLNSVSTESDNKDSEEEMLLQENDDKSPQGSNSTLNSVSTESDNKDSEKEKLLQENGNKSPAVNGKVQHIDDKSPQGSNSTLNSVSTESDNKDSEKEKLLQENDAEPGEKDSGRGSKTPPRSSNENSDNSSQSGSSSNGSPRGSAEDVGAENDQQQEEEVALLDDQDD, from the exons ATGGACTCCGTGGTCCGCCTGGTTCTGGTGCTGGTCGCTATGGTGGCTCCAGTGTTCAGCG ACCAGCACTCCCTGTACTACATTTACAGCGCCCTCAACAAAGACGTGTCTCTACCAGGAATCTACGAGTTCACagctctggggctgctggatgacCGAGAGATCGACTACTACAACAGtaaggagcagaagaagattcCTAAACAGAGCTGGATGATGGAGAAGATGCAGGAAGATTACTGGGACAAAGGAACCCTGTCTCGCAAGAGTAAAGAACAGTGGTTCAAGGTTAACGTGGATATTCTGATGAAGAGGATGAACCACAATAACACGG ATcttcatgttcttcagtggagaCACGGCTGTGAGATTGAGGAGTCTAATGGACAGGTGAAGTTTCTGAGAGGGATTGATGAGTACAGCTACGATGGATCAGAGTTCCTCTCCTTCGATGATGAAAACATGCGCTGGATCGCTCCGGTTCAGGCGGCAGAAATAACCAAGAGAAAATGGGATGGTGTGGCCATCCTGAACCAGTACACCAAGGGCTAcctggagaaagagtgtgtggacTGGCTCACCAAGTTCATGGAGTACGGAAAAGAATCACTGAGAAAACACT CAAAACCAGAAGTCTATGCATTTGAAAAGAAATCTGTGACTGACCCAGGAAAGCTGACCCTGACCTGCCTGGCCACGGGATTCTACCCCAAAGACGTGAAACTGTGCCTGAGGAAGTTCGGTACTTCAATTCCTGAACATCTGCTGACTTCTTCTGGAATCAGACCCAATGATGATggaacctaccagctgaggaagagCGTGGAGATCCATGAGGATGATAAAGCCAAATACGACTGTTATGTGTCTCACATCTCTCTCCCTGAACCAGTGATTAAACCGTGGG TTCCAAGAAATTCTCTCAGCGCTGATATGGGCATTTATATTGGAGGTGGGATCGCAGCTCTGGTCGGTCTGGGACTGATTGTGGCTGCGGTCGTCCTTGTcgtaaaaaagaaaa GAGAAATCTGTGCAGTTTCTTGCACAGAAGTGGTTTCTAGATGCTTGGCCAAAATGAAAG GTTACAATACCCCTACTGGAAATGGGCAGGTTCAACACAATG GTAACACGAACCCTACTGGAAATGGGCAGGTTCAACACAATG GTAACACGAACCCTACTGTGAATGGGCAGGTTCAACACAATG GAAACAAGAGCCCTGCTGTGAATGGGAAGGTTCAACACAATG GTAACACGAACCCTACTGGAAATGGGCAGGTTCAACACAATG GTAACACGAACCCTACTGTGAATGGGCAGGTTCAACACAATG GTAACACGAACCCTACTGGAAATGGGCAGGTTCAACACAATG GAAACAAGAGCCCTGCTGTGAATGGGAAGGTTCAACACATTG GAAATGGGGATCTTAAGGAGAAAGTGCAGCTTCAACAAAATGGTTCAAACAAGAGCCCTGCTGTGAATGGGAAGGTTGAACACAATG ATGATAAATCTCCACAGGGCAGCAATTCAACACTTAATTCAGTCTCAACTGAGAGTG ATAACAAGGACTCTGAGGAGGAAATGCTGCTTCAAGAAAATG ATGATAAATCTCCACAGGGCAGCAATTCAACACTTAATTCAGTCTCAACTGAGAGTG ATAACAAGGACTCTGAGAAGGAAAAGCTGCTTCAAGAAAATG GAAACAAGAGCCCTGCTGTGAATGGGAAGGTTCAACACATTG ATGATAAATCTCCACAGGGCAGCAATTCAACACTTAATTCAGTCTCAACTGAGAGTG ATAACAAGGACTCTGAGAAGGAAAAGCTGCTTCAAGAAAATG ATGCCGAACCTGGTGAAAAAGACTCTG GAAGAGGAAGTAAAACACCCCCCAGGAGCTCCAATGAAAACTCTGACAACTCGTCTCAGtctg gCTCCAGCAGTAACGGGTCACCACGCGGCAGTGCGGAGGATGTGGGAGCGGAAAATgatcagcagcaggaggaggaagtgGCACTGCTGGATGATCAAGATGATTAA
- the LOC111190273 gene encoding uncharacterized protein LOC111190273 isoform X14, with amino-acid sequence MDSVVRLVLVLVAMVAPVFSDQHSLYYIYSALNKDVSLPGIYEFTALGLLDDREIDYYNSKEQKKIPKQSWMMEKMQEDYWDKGTLSRKSKEQWFKVNVDILMKRMNHNNTDLHVLQWRHGCEIEESNGQVKFLRGIDEYSYDGSEFLSFDDENMRWIAPVQAAEITKRKWDGVAILNQYTKGYLEKECVDWLTKFMEYGKESLRKHSKPEVYAFEKKSVTDPGKLTLTCLATGFYPKDVKLCLRKFGTSIPEHLLTSSGIRPNDDGTYQLRKSVEIHEDDKAKYDCYVSHISLPEPVIKPWVPRNSLSADMGIYIGGGIAALVGLGLIVAAVVLVVKKKREICAVSCTEVVSRCLAKMKGYNTPTGNGQVQHNGNTNPTGNGQVQHNGNTNPTVNGQVQHNGNKSPAVNGKVQHNGNTNPTGNGQVQHNGNKSPAVNGKVQHIGNGDLKEKVQLQQNGSNKSPAVNGKVEHNGNKSPAVNGKVEHIGNKSPAVNGKVEHNGNKSPAVNGKVQHIDDKSPQGSNSTLNSVSTESDNKDSEEEMLLQENDDKSPQGSNSTLNSVSTESDNKDSEKEKLLQENGNKSPAVNGKVQHIDDKSPQGSNSTLNSVSTESDNKDSEKEKLLQENDAEPGEKDSGRGSKTPPRSSNENSDNSSQSGSSSNGSPRGSAEDVGAENDQQQEEEVALLDDQDD; translated from the exons ATGGACTCCGTGGTCCGCCTGGTTCTGGTGCTGGTCGCTATGGTGGCTCCAGTGTTCAGCG ACCAGCACTCCCTGTACTACATTTACAGCGCCCTCAACAAAGACGTGTCTCTACCAGGAATCTACGAGTTCACagctctggggctgctggatgacCGAGAGATCGACTACTACAACAGtaaggagcagaagaagattcCTAAACAGAGCTGGATGATGGAGAAGATGCAGGAAGATTACTGGGACAAAGGAACCCTGTCTCGCAAGAGTAAAGAACAGTGGTTCAAGGTTAACGTGGATATTCTGATGAAGAGGATGAACCACAATAACACGG ATcttcatgttcttcagtggagaCACGGCTGTGAGATTGAGGAGTCTAATGGACAGGTGAAGTTTCTGAGAGGGATTGATGAGTACAGCTACGATGGATCAGAGTTCCTCTCCTTCGATGATGAAAACATGCGCTGGATCGCTCCGGTTCAGGCGGCAGAAATAACCAAGAGAAAATGGGATGGTGTGGCCATCCTGAACCAGTACACCAAGGGCTAcctggagaaagagtgtgtggacTGGCTCACCAAGTTCATGGAGTACGGAAAAGAATCACTGAGAAAACACT CAAAACCAGAAGTCTATGCATTTGAAAAGAAATCTGTGACTGACCCAGGAAAGCTGACCCTGACCTGCCTGGCCACGGGATTCTACCCCAAAGACGTGAAACTGTGCCTGAGGAAGTTCGGTACTTCAATTCCTGAACATCTGCTGACTTCTTCTGGAATCAGACCCAATGATGATggaacctaccagctgaggaagagCGTGGAGATCCATGAGGATGATAAAGCCAAATACGACTGTTATGTGTCTCACATCTCTCTCCCTGAACCAGTGATTAAACCGTGGG TTCCAAGAAATTCTCTCAGCGCTGATATGGGCATTTATATTGGAGGTGGGATCGCAGCTCTGGTCGGTCTGGGACTGATTGTGGCTGCGGTCGTCCTTGTcgtaaaaaagaaaa GAGAAATCTGTGCAGTTTCTTGCACAGAAGTGGTTTCTAGATGCTTGGCCAAAATGAAAG GTTACAATACCCCTACTGGAAATGGGCAGGTTCAACACAATG GTAACACGAACCCTACTGGAAATGGGCAGGTTCAACACAATG GTAACACGAACCCTACTGTGAATGGGCAGGTTCAACACAATG GAAACAAGAGCCCTGCTGTGAATGGGAAGGTTCAACACAATG GTAACACGAACCCTACTGGAAATGGGCAGGTTCAACACAATG GAAACAAGAGCCCTGCTGTGAATGGGAAGGTTCAACACATTG GAAATGGGGATCTTAAGGAGAAAGTGCAGCTTCAACAAAATGGTTCAAACAAGAGCCCTGCTGTGAATGGGAAGGTTGAACACAATG GAAACAAGAGCCCTGCTGTGAATGGGAAGGTTGAACACATTG GAAACAAGAGCCCTGCTGTGAATGGGAAGGTTGAACACAATG GAAACAAGAGCCCTGCTGTGAATGGGAAGGTTCAACACATTG ATGATAAATCTCCACAGGGCAGCAATTCAACACTTAATTCAGTCTCAACTGAGAGTG ATAACAAGGACTCTGAGGAGGAAATGCTGCTTCAAGAAAATG ATGATAAATCTCCACAGGGCAGCAATTCAACACTTAATTCAGTCTCAACTGAGAGTG ATAACAAGGACTCTGAGAAGGAAAAGCTGCTTCAAGAAAATG GAAACAAGAGCCCTGCTGTGAATGGGAAGGTTCAACACATTG ATGATAAATCTCCACAGGGCAGCAATTCAACACTTAATTCAGTCTCAACTGAGAGTG ATAACAAGGACTCTGAGAAGGAAAAGCTGCTTCAAGAAAATG ATGCCGAACCTGGTGAAAAAGACTCTG GAAGAGGAAGTAAAACACCCCCCAGGAGCTCCAATGAAAACTCTGACAACTCGTCTCAGtctg gCTCCAGCAGTAACGGGTCACCACGCGGCAGTGCGGAGGATGTGGGAGCGGAAAATgatcagcagcaggaggaggaagtgGCACTGCTGGATGATCAAGATGATTAA
- the LOC111190273 gene encoding uncharacterized protein LOC111190273 isoform X36, whose translation MDSVVRLVLVLVAMVAPVFSDQHSLYYIYSALNKDVSLPGIYEFTALGLLDDREIDYYNSKEQKKIPKQSWMMEKMQEDYWDKGTLSRKSKEQWFKVNVDILMKRMNHNNTDLHVLQWRHGCEIEESNGQVKFLRGIDEYSYDGSEFLSFDDENMRWIAPVQAAEITKRKWDGVAILNQYTKGYLEKECVDWLTKFMEYGKESLRKHSKPEVYAFEKKSVTDPGKLTLTCLATGFYPKDVKLCLRKFGTSIPEHLLTSSGIRPNDDGTYQLRKSVEIHEDDKAKYDCYVSHISLPEPVIKPWVPRNSLSADMGIYIGGGIAALVGLGLIVAAVVLVVKKKREICAVSCTEVVSRCLAKMKGYNTPTGNGQVQHNGNTNPTGNGQVQHNGNTNPTGNGQVQHNGNKSPAVNGKVQHIGNGDLKEKVQLQQNGSNKSPAVNGKVEHNGNKSPAVNGKVEHIGNKSPAVNGKVEHNGNKSPAVNGKVQHIDDKSPQGSNSTLNSVSTESDNKDSEEEMLLQENDDKSPQGSNSTLNSVSTESDNKDSEKEKLLQENGNKSPAVNGKVQHIDDKSPQGSNSTLNSVSTESDNKDSEKEKLLQENDAEPGEKDSGRGSKTPPRSSNENSDNSSQSGSSSNGSPRGSAEDVGAENDQQQEEEVALLDDQDD comes from the exons ATGGACTCCGTGGTCCGCCTGGTTCTGGTGCTGGTCGCTATGGTGGCTCCAGTGTTCAGCG ACCAGCACTCCCTGTACTACATTTACAGCGCCCTCAACAAAGACGTGTCTCTACCAGGAATCTACGAGTTCACagctctggggctgctggatgacCGAGAGATCGACTACTACAACAGtaaggagcagaagaagattcCTAAACAGAGCTGGATGATGGAGAAGATGCAGGAAGATTACTGGGACAAAGGAACCCTGTCTCGCAAGAGTAAAGAACAGTGGTTCAAGGTTAACGTGGATATTCTGATGAAGAGGATGAACCACAATAACACGG ATcttcatgttcttcagtggagaCACGGCTGTGAGATTGAGGAGTCTAATGGACAGGTGAAGTTTCTGAGAGGGATTGATGAGTACAGCTACGATGGATCAGAGTTCCTCTCCTTCGATGATGAAAACATGCGCTGGATCGCTCCGGTTCAGGCGGCAGAAATAACCAAGAGAAAATGGGATGGTGTGGCCATCCTGAACCAGTACACCAAGGGCTAcctggagaaagagtgtgtggacTGGCTCACCAAGTTCATGGAGTACGGAAAAGAATCACTGAGAAAACACT CAAAACCAGAAGTCTATGCATTTGAAAAGAAATCTGTGACTGACCCAGGAAAGCTGACCCTGACCTGCCTGGCCACGGGATTCTACCCCAAAGACGTGAAACTGTGCCTGAGGAAGTTCGGTACTTCAATTCCTGAACATCTGCTGACTTCTTCTGGAATCAGACCCAATGATGATggaacctaccagctgaggaagagCGTGGAGATCCATGAGGATGATAAAGCCAAATACGACTGTTATGTGTCTCACATCTCTCTCCCTGAACCAGTGATTAAACCGTGGG TTCCAAGAAATTCTCTCAGCGCTGATATGGGCATTTATATTGGAGGTGGGATCGCAGCTCTGGTCGGTCTGGGACTGATTGTGGCTGCGGTCGTCCTTGTcgtaaaaaagaaaa GAGAAATCTGTGCAGTTTCTTGCACAGAAGTGGTTTCTAGATGCTTGGCCAAAATGAAAG GTTACAATACCCCTACTGGAAATGGGCAGGTTCAACACAATG GTAACACGAACCCTACTGGAAATGGGCAGGTTCAACACAATG GTAACACGAACCCTACTGGAAATGGGCAGGTTCAACACAATG GAAACAAGAGCCCTGCTGTGAATGGGAAGGTTCAACACATTG GAAATGGGGATCTTAAGGAGAAAGTGCAGCTTCAACAAAATGGTTCAAACAAGAGCCCTGCTGTGAATGGGAAGGTTGAACACAATG GAAACAAGAGCCCTGCTGTGAATGGGAAGGTTGAACACATTG GAAACAAGAGCCCTGCTGTGAATGGGAAGGTTGAACACAATG GAAACAAGAGCCCTGCTGTGAATGGGAAGGTTCAACACATTG ATGATAAATCTCCACAGGGCAGCAATTCAACACTTAATTCAGTCTCAACTGAGAGTG ATAACAAGGACTCTGAGGAGGAAATGCTGCTTCAAGAAAATG ATGATAAATCTCCACAGGGCAGCAATTCAACACTTAATTCAGTCTCAACTGAGAGTG ATAACAAGGACTCTGAGAAGGAAAAGCTGCTTCAAGAAAATG GAAACAAGAGCCCTGCTGTGAATGGGAAGGTTCAACACATTG ATGATAAATCTCCACAGGGCAGCAATTCAACACTTAATTCAGTCTCAACTGAGAGTG ATAACAAGGACTCTGAGAAGGAAAAGCTGCTTCAAGAAAATG ATGCCGAACCTGGTGAAAAAGACTCTG GAAGAGGAAGTAAAACACCCCCCAGGAGCTCCAATGAAAACTCTGACAACTCGTCTCAGtctg gCTCCAGCAGTAACGGGTCACCACGCGGCAGTGCGGAGGATGTGGGAGCGGAAAATgatcagcagcaggaggaggaagtgGCACTGCTGGATGATCAAGATGATTAA
- the LOC111190273 gene encoding uncharacterized protein LOC111190273 isoform X13: protein MDSVVRLVLVLVAMVAPVFSDQHSLYYIYSALNKDVSLPGIYEFTALGLLDDREIDYYNSKEQKKIPKQSWMMEKMQEDYWDKGTLSRKSKEQWFKVNVDILMKRMNHNNTDLHVLQWRHGCEIEESNGQVKFLRGIDEYSYDGSEFLSFDDENMRWIAPVQAAEITKRKWDGVAILNQYTKGYLEKECVDWLTKFMEYGKESLRKHSKPEVYAFEKKSVTDPGKLTLTCLATGFYPKDVKLCLRKFGTSIPEHLLTSSGIRPNDDGTYQLRKSVEIHEDDKAKYDCYVSHISLPEPVIKPWVPRNSLSADMGIYIGGGIAALVGLGLIVAAVVLVVKKKREICAVSCTEVVSRCLAKMKGYNTPTGNGQVQHNGNTNPTGNGQVQHNGNTNPTVNGQVQHNGNTNPTGNGQVQHNGNTNPTGNGQVQHNGNKSPAVNGKVQHIGNGDLKEKVQLQQNGSNKSPAVNGKVEHNGNKSPAVNGKVEHIGNKSPAVNGKVEHNGNKSPAVNGKVQHIDDKSPQGSNSTLNSVSTESDNKDSEEEMLLQENDDKSPQGSNSTLNSVSTESDNKDSEKEKLLQENGNKSPAVNGKVQHIDDKSPQGSNSTLNSVSTESDNKDSEKEKLLQENDAEPGEKDSGRGSKTPPRSSNENSDNSSQSGSSSNGSPRGSAEDVGAENDQQQEEEVALLDDQDD from the exons ATGGACTCCGTGGTCCGCCTGGTTCTGGTGCTGGTCGCTATGGTGGCTCCAGTGTTCAGCG ACCAGCACTCCCTGTACTACATTTACAGCGCCCTCAACAAAGACGTGTCTCTACCAGGAATCTACGAGTTCACagctctggggctgctggatgacCGAGAGATCGACTACTACAACAGtaaggagcagaagaagattcCTAAACAGAGCTGGATGATGGAGAAGATGCAGGAAGATTACTGGGACAAAGGAACCCTGTCTCGCAAGAGTAAAGAACAGTGGTTCAAGGTTAACGTGGATATTCTGATGAAGAGGATGAACCACAATAACACGG ATcttcatgttcttcagtggagaCACGGCTGTGAGATTGAGGAGTCTAATGGACAGGTGAAGTTTCTGAGAGGGATTGATGAGTACAGCTACGATGGATCAGAGTTCCTCTCCTTCGATGATGAAAACATGCGCTGGATCGCTCCGGTTCAGGCGGCAGAAATAACCAAGAGAAAATGGGATGGTGTGGCCATCCTGAACCAGTACACCAAGGGCTAcctggagaaagagtgtgtggacTGGCTCACCAAGTTCATGGAGTACGGAAAAGAATCACTGAGAAAACACT CAAAACCAGAAGTCTATGCATTTGAAAAGAAATCTGTGACTGACCCAGGAAAGCTGACCCTGACCTGCCTGGCCACGGGATTCTACCCCAAAGACGTGAAACTGTGCCTGAGGAAGTTCGGTACTTCAATTCCTGAACATCTGCTGACTTCTTCTGGAATCAGACCCAATGATGATggaacctaccagctgaggaagagCGTGGAGATCCATGAGGATGATAAAGCCAAATACGACTGTTATGTGTCTCACATCTCTCTCCCTGAACCAGTGATTAAACCGTGGG TTCCAAGAAATTCTCTCAGCGCTGATATGGGCATTTATATTGGAGGTGGGATCGCAGCTCTGGTCGGTCTGGGACTGATTGTGGCTGCGGTCGTCCTTGTcgtaaaaaagaaaa GAGAAATCTGTGCAGTTTCTTGCACAGAAGTGGTTTCTAGATGCTTGGCCAAAATGAAAG GTTACAATACCCCTACTGGAAATGGGCAGGTTCAACACAATG GTAACACGAACCCTACTGGAAATGGGCAGGTTCAACACAATG GTAACACGAACCCTACTGTGAATGGGCAGGTTCAACACAATG GTAACACGAACCCTACTGGAAATGGGCAGGTTCAACACAATG GTAACACGAACCCTACTGGAAATGGGCAGGTTCAACACAATG GAAACAAGAGCCCTGCTGTGAATGGGAAGGTTCAACACATTG GAAATGGGGATCTTAAGGAGAAAGTGCAGCTTCAACAAAATGGTTCAAACAAGAGCCCTGCTGTGAATGGGAAGGTTGAACACAATG GAAACAAGAGCCCTGCTGTGAATGGGAAGGTTGAACACATTG GAAACAAGAGCCCTGCTGTGAATGGGAAGGTTGAACACAATG GAAACAAGAGCCCTGCTGTGAATGGGAAGGTTCAACACATTG ATGATAAATCTCCACAGGGCAGCAATTCAACACTTAATTCAGTCTCAACTGAGAGTG ATAACAAGGACTCTGAGGAGGAAATGCTGCTTCAAGAAAATG ATGATAAATCTCCACAGGGCAGCAATTCAACACTTAATTCAGTCTCAACTGAGAGTG ATAACAAGGACTCTGAGAAGGAAAAGCTGCTTCAAGAAAATG GAAACAAGAGCCCTGCTGTGAATGGGAAGGTTCAACACATTG ATGATAAATCTCCACAGGGCAGCAATTCAACACTTAATTCAGTCTCAACTGAGAGTG ATAACAAGGACTCTGAGAAGGAAAAGCTGCTTCAAGAAAATG ATGCCGAACCTGGTGAAAAAGACTCTG GAAGAGGAAGTAAAACACCCCCCAGGAGCTCCAATGAAAACTCTGACAACTCGTCTCAGtctg gCTCCAGCAGTAACGGGTCACCACGCGGCAGTGCGGAGGATGTGGGAGCGGAAAATgatcagcagcaggaggaggaagtgGCACTGCTGGATGATCAAGATGATTAA
- the LOC111190273 gene encoding uncharacterized protein LOC111190273 isoform X29: protein MDSVVRLVLVLVAMVAPVFSDQHSLYYIYSALNKDVSLPGIYEFTALGLLDDREIDYYNSKEQKKIPKQSWMMEKMQEDYWDKGTLSRKSKEQWFKVNVDILMKRMNHNNTDLHVLQWRHGCEIEESNGQVKFLRGIDEYSYDGSEFLSFDDENMRWIAPVQAAEITKRKWDGVAILNQYTKGYLEKECVDWLTKFMEYGKESLRKHSKPEVYAFEKKSVTDPGKLTLTCLATGFYPKDVKLCLRKFGTSIPEHLLTSSGIRPNDDGTYQLRKSVEIHEDDKAKYDCYVSHISLPEPVIKPWVPRNSLSADMGIYIGGGIAALVGLGLIVAAVVLVVKKKREICAVSCTEVVSRCLAKMKGYNTPTGNGQVQHNGNTNPTGNGQVQHNGNTNPTVNGQVQHNGNKSPAVNGKVQHNGNTNPTGNGQVQHNGNTNPTVNGQVQHNGNTNPTGNGQVQHNGNKSPAVNGKVQHIGNGDLKEKVQLQQNGSNKSPAVNGKVEHNGNKSPAVNGKVEHIGNKSPAVNGKVEHNDDKSPQGSNSTLNSVSTESDNKDSEKEKLLQENGNKSPAVNGKVQHIDDKSPQGSNSTLNSVSTESDNKDSEKEKLLQENDAEPGEKDSGRGSKTPPRSSNENSDNSSQSGSSSNGSPRGSAEDVGAENDQQQEEEVALLDDQDD from the exons ATGGACTCCGTGGTCCGCCTGGTTCTGGTGCTGGTCGCTATGGTGGCTCCAGTGTTCAGCG ACCAGCACTCCCTGTACTACATTTACAGCGCCCTCAACAAAGACGTGTCTCTACCAGGAATCTACGAGTTCACagctctggggctgctggatgacCGAGAGATCGACTACTACAACAGtaaggagcagaagaagattcCTAAACAGAGCTGGATGATGGAGAAGATGCAGGAAGATTACTGGGACAAAGGAACCCTGTCTCGCAAGAGTAAAGAACAGTGGTTCAAGGTTAACGTGGATATTCTGATGAAGAGGATGAACCACAATAACACGG ATcttcatgttcttcagtggagaCACGGCTGTGAGATTGAGGAGTCTAATGGACAGGTGAAGTTTCTGAGAGGGATTGATGAGTACAGCTACGATGGATCAGAGTTCCTCTCCTTCGATGATGAAAACATGCGCTGGATCGCTCCGGTTCAGGCGGCAGAAATAACCAAGAGAAAATGGGATGGTGTGGCCATCCTGAACCAGTACACCAAGGGCTAcctggagaaagagtgtgtggacTGGCTCACCAAGTTCATGGAGTACGGAAAAGAATCACTGAGAAAACACT CAAAACCAGAAGTCTATGCATTTGAAAAGAAATCTGTGACTGACCCAGGAAAGCTGACCCTGACCTGCCTGGCCACGGGATTCTACCCCAAAGACGTGAAACTGTGCCTGAGGAAGTTCGGTACTTCAATTCCTGAACATCTGCTGACTTCTTCTGGAATCAGACCCAATGATGATggaacctaccagctgaggaagagCGTGGAGATCCATGAGGATGATAAAGCCAAATACGACTGTTATGTGTCTCACATCTCTCTCCCTGAACCAGTGATTAAACCGTGGG TTCCAAGAAATTCTCTCAGCGCTGATATGGGCATTTATATTGGAGGTGGGATCGCAGCTCTGGTCGGTCTGGGACTGATTGTGGCTGCGGTCGTCCTTGTcgtaaaaaagaaaa GAGAAATCTGTGCAGTTTCTTGCACAGAAGTGGTTTCTAGATGCTTGGCCAAAATGAAAG GTTACAATACCCCTACTGGAAATGGGCAGGTTCAACACAATG GTAACACGAACCCTACTGGAAATGGGCAGGTTCAACACAATG GTAACACGAACCCTACTGTGAATGGGCAGGTTCAACACAATG GAAACAAGAGCCCTGCTGTGAATGGGAAGGTTCAACACAATG GTAACACGAACCCTACTGGAAATGGGCAGGTTCAACACAATG GTAACACGAACCCTACTGTGAATGGGCAGGTTCAACACAATG GTAACACGAACCCTACTGGAAATGGGCAGGTTCAACACAATG GAAACAAGAGCCCTGCTGTGAATGGGAAGGTTCAACACATTG GAAATGGGGATCTTAAGGAGAAAGTGCAGCTTCAACAAAATGGTTCAAACAAGAGCCCTGCTGTGAATGGGAAGGTTGAACACAATG GAAACAAGAGCCCTGCTGTGAATGGGAAGGTTGAACACATTG GAAACAAGAGCCCTGCTGTGAATGGGAAGGTTGAACACAATG ATGATAAATCTCCACAGGGCAGCAATTCAACACTTAATTCAGTCTCAACTGAGAGTG ATAACAAGGACTCTGAGAAGGAAAAGCTGCTTCAAGAAAATG GAAACAAGAGCCCTGCTGTGAATGGGAAGGTTCAACACATTG ATGATAAATCTCCACAGGGCAGCAATTCAACACTTAATTCAGTCTCAACTGAGAGTG ATAACAAGGACTCTGAGAAGGAAAAGCTGCTTCAAGAAAATG ATGCCGAACCTGGTGAAAAAGACTCTG GAAGAGGAAGTAAAACACCCCCCAGGAGCTCCAATGAAAACTCTGACAACTCGTCTCAGtctg gCTCCAGCAGTAACGGGTCACCACGCGGCAGTGCGGAGGATGTGGGAGCGGAAAATgatcagcagcaggaggaggaagtgGCACTGCTGGATGATCAAGATGATTAA